A window of Deltaproteobacteria bacterium contains these coding sequences:
- a CDS encoding SRPBCC family protein has protein sequence MLEHQQSFTTSIDAPLALCYEAIGDFDAYPTWSSPVSKITVLDRHPDGKARRVEFEVDMKLRTVRYVLEYTWHPPNRLTWKMAEGDLADIEGSYVFEADGPKRTTATCSQAISLGFWVPSLILRPIEQTALKQSVLEFKTAAERLAAARPGTAKKRS, from the coding sequence ATGCTCGAACACCAGCAGAGCTTCACGACGTCGATCGATGCGCCGCTCGCGCTCTGCTACGAGGCGATCGGCGATTTCGACGCGTACCCGACCTGGTCGTCGCCGGTCTCCAAGATCACCGTGCTCGATCGGCATCCCGACGGGAAGGCGCGCCGCGTCGAGTTCGAGGTCGACATGAAGCTGCGCACGGTGCGGTACGTGCTCGAGTACACGTGGCATCCGCCGAACCGTCTCACGTGGAAGATGGCGGAGGGCGACCTCGCCGACATCGAGGGCAGCTACGTCTTCGAAGCCGACGGGCCGAAGCGGACGACCGCGACCTGCTCGCAGGCGATCTCCCTCGGCTTCTGGGTTCCGAGCCTGATCCTGCGCCCGATCGAGCAGACCGCGCTCAAGCAATCGGTCCTCGAGTTCAAGACCGCAGCCGAGCGCCTGGCCGCCGCCAGACCGGGCACGGCGAAGAAGCGCAGCTGA